The Vitis vinifera cultivar Pinot Noir 40024 chromosome 16, ASM3070453v1 DNA segment CAAAGAGGCCAAAGGCAGCTAAAACAACCCCCTTAGCTCCTTGTGAATGTACTGAAAAATCAATGATGGGTCAAAGCtacaaaccaaacataagaagAGAACCGCATGTTTGTTATGATATTTTTCAACAGCACTTCTGAGCTTTTCACTCTGTCGAACCAGagtacatttaaaattttaggcAATCTTTTATATTCACATATTTGATCAATTGAGGACTAATTGAGGACCGAGGTATGGAAATGtgagcattttttatttttaaatcactgCCAGAACTATATGGACTGAATTTTTTCCCTAGCTAGTCAACTGAACAAAGTCTCATATCCTAACTTCTTATCTATCTGGCCTATACTAGTTCTTGTCAGGACTTAGCTTTATCTAGAGTCATGTCCTCCATGTCTTCTCTCCACTTTGGCCCATGTTCTTGTTTGACCAACCTCTTGTCATTGTGGCACCTAGGGGAAACCCAAAAGAGAATATGAGTGAAATTAACCAAAGtgtaatattttttcttaattttccaCGGTATTTATGGATTTAGCTGCAACTTTTCCTTATGCCTTTGTCAGTTTCAGTTGTGAACTCAATTAATTTATGTCCCTTGTTCTTGATagtttaaggtttttttttcttttttgtgcaGCGACATTTTATGAGCTAGTAAGTTTCTAAAGTTTGTATCTGCATAGATGCCAGTTGCAAGACTCAAGGATTCTAGTACTTCAGATGCAATGAAATCAGAAGATGGAAATGATTCTCTGGACAGTTTCATCAGACAAGCAATAGGAAAAgagccttttctttctttctcaagGGCCGGGGAAAGTCCAGTACAGTGGATCCAATTACTCCATGCTTTAGATCAGCAAGGTACTTGCAAATTATTTAATGGATTAAGAATTAACTATTCTATAGAAGGCAAGAAGCATTCTCTAAAGCATTATAATGGTCTCAGTTCACATGCATTTGTGCCTAATGGAGTTAAGAAATCTGTTCACCATTTAAAAAGTGGTGGGCTGCCTTTAAAGGGAACAAAGAATGTACCTGAACATATGCAACCACTCAAAATCTCTGAGGCCATTGTTGCCTTTGCTCAGGCCGCTGCTATGGCCAATGTGAGCCTGAAAAATGTATGTCATATGTTGTAAGCTGGTGTTTGAATTGCTGCTACCATTAGGTCTTCTTATGTTGAATGAAGTATTTTGATTCTTTAGTTGTGTCTTATGGCAGATCTCCCTGGTTGGCCATTGCTTTCTCCTTTGAAGGTACAAATGCAGAAGTGTGAGAAGTGTTCCAAAGAATTTTGTTCACCCATTAATTACCGAAGACATATACGTGTACACCGTCGGACTTTGAACATTGATAAGGTTTGCTTATTGTCTTGCAATTATGATTTTCTGTTAATTTGTGCCACTTCTTTTGAAGTTTTGTTTAAGATTTCTACTTTAGCTTCTTTTAAGTTCATTCATTTCCATGTTTTTACTGAATTTGCagctttatttcttttcattttgtttattttctgtAGCATTATTTATTACTTTCTCAGTTGTCTGATGTTAGTTTACATTTTGTAGGATTCAACTAAAAACAGGAATCTATTAGGAGCATTTTGGGATAAGGTAAtacttttcttcttgttttgagTGAAGGCTCCCCCTTTGGCATCATGTTCACTGATCCATGTTGTTTGCAGCTCTCTGTGGATGAGGCTAAGGAAGTTGTATCATTCAAGAATGTTTCACTCGAGGTAATAACTGGGTAACTTTTAGCGATATACATTCATGCCCTATTCTATGAATAATCATGATCATATGCCATGAATTTAGCCTCACTAAGCACATCCGTTTTATCCAATGTTTACGTTCCAAACCTTTGCTAGTTCTTAGTGAAAGCTTTATATTAGATATGCCCTAGTTCTTATTTTTgccaccaaaaagaaaaaagaaaacaactataaaagcaaaaaaacacAGCActaaagctatgtttggttatgGGAtagtactaagaaaagaaaaaaaaaatattaaggaaaatgattttctcatgtttggttttactatggaaaataggaaagaaaatcaaatataattaaaattaattagatatttatgcattttcaaattatttgatctttatataaaaaaggtaaaataagataaatgagtttacattagtatataaaaataatttataaactttaaatttatttttaattttccttcattttttatttccttctacttttatgctctattttctttcccttgatttttcctcaaattttttgggagCCAAAGATAGCCTAAAGGTTGGCTTTTAAGGAACATCATTTATCCCCAACTGTTCATATTGGCAGCATGAAAGTATCTACTTGTCCTTTTTCTATCAGTTTCTCCATTTTGGATATTTCACATTCTTTTTCTGAAAGTATGTTTGTAATTGACAATAACTTGTAGGAAGTTTCTGGGTCTTCAATTGTGAGGGCATTGACATCATTTGTCCGGAAGCCAGGATTTTCTTCTCTTCCACAAGTATATATGAAGGCTGGTTCTGCCCTTTTGGTAAGGGgacatttatttatctatttcttCCCATTATCAAACTTTCAgcttttggtttttatttatcttctttttttttcttttttttttaaatggatgtTGAAGATGTATCAATTCATTGCAGGATATTGTCCAATCTAGACCTTCCAGGTTCCCAATATCCTCCCAGGATTTATTCAGTATCCTTGATGATGCAagtgaaaaaacatttttatgtgCTGGCACAGCTGAATCAAtgcaaaaatatgtttttgatgGGGAAGCTGGGAAGATTGGTTTGGAGATGAAAAACTTAGTTGCTTGCACCTGCTTCCTGGTAGAACAGAAACTGgtattcttttttctcttttcatttcttttgaagTTGGGGCATTCTATTATTTCATGATAAGCaaggaaattaattaattacttgcCAAAGATGGAGTGTAACCCTAGCAAATATGAAGCAAGGTACCACCCAGAggaaacaaaaggaaagaaacaaaaaatctcAATGAAATCCAAATAATCTAATCCTTGAATAATACCTGTTAATGAAATCTGGAAGGGCTCTTCTATTCACCAAATCTCCCACAGATTATGGATACTATTTGTATGTTTTCGgtatcaataatttttaaattttctgcATCATAGCATGATAAGGAGACCTGTGCATATAGGAACCTTCAATAATCTCTGACTGCTTTTTCTAGAATGTtccattattaatttaatatttattaggtTGCCGTTGAGGCTTGGCTGAAGTGGTAAGGGGTTGGTGGGGGATGAAGGAGGTTCCAAGTTTTACTCCATATGacataacaaaacaaaaaaagggggGTGGGGGGAAGCATTACCTATGAGAGaagaatttaatatttatttgctCTCAGGTTAAGGCATGGCTTGCTGACAAGGATGCTGAAGCTTTGAGGTGCCACAAGTTGCTTGTGGAAGAGGAAGAAGCTGCTCAGAAAAGGTACATTGCACCAACTGATTTGTACATTTCCAGCCAATTTGTTCTCCTTTCTCCCACTGTGTCTAGCGGTACAATTCTGGTGTACTCATGAGATTTATTATTCTTTCTCCATGAGGCACTCTATATACAAGTAACTAACTTCTATTGCACAACatcctaaatttttttgttcCCATCTCAGAGGCTAATATAATGTTTgcagattttttttctccttttttttttttttttttttgggtggggggAAGaagaatatgtttaatttacaTGCATTTCAGGTGGAATGTTGTGTACTTTTTTGCAGATACGATAGAgctacttataaaaaaaaaacagatatGATAGAGCTATCAGCTAAGATGCTTGTTTACCGCTATTCAGTCCATGGATTAGGCCCCTTCCAAGTAGTGTCCCCTCCCCCTTCCCCCCCACCTCCAAAAAAAAGAACATTCTTTAGATTTATCTATAAATGATTGCATATCTTAGTTCGCTGATAAAGTTCTTTTTCTTGCCAAGAAACTCTTTGGAgttcttgttttgtttatttaaagatgaaaatgtatattagaaaagaaatattagACTATGGTAGAATGTTGACTACCATGTACTCCTAAAGAGTGGGACAAATGTTGCTTGAGAAATTCAGATGATGAATTTAATTTGCTTCCTGTAGAACCTAATTCTGCATGGAAACGAGATCTGTGTTTCTGTCCTTAATTCTTTCCTGAATTGTCATAGGCAAGCCGAGCTGTTGGAGAGGAGAAGGCAGAAAAAGCTTAGGCAGAAAGAACAGAAAGCAAAGGAGCAGACCAATGGGGAGAAGACAGACTCTAAGGAGGACATCACCAACATGTCAGAGGTTGTGCCTACTGCAGAAATTTCCAGTCATGTGGCTACAACCGTTTGTGAGACAGCCACACAATCAGATGCCATTTCTCCATCAGTTGAACCCATAGAACTTTCAAACACTGAAAAAGATAGTGCAAATACCACAGCTCAATCTGGAATTGGTGCTGGATATTCTGAAGCAGGCACTTCTCAGAATGTTGAACGCCGAGTTGCATACGGAGTTGGTTGTCGGCATTTAATTAAAATGCGAAGACAGGTGCCAAAATCACAGAGAGGCGCACCAAATGGCTTCCATGCAGATCAGAATCCTCAGATATCAAAGTTTGGAGCCATACAAAAGCATGCCACCCACAGGGATCCCAGGGCTGTTCCAGTAGTCAACAACAATAAAGTTTGGACCCGTAAACCTAAATCAGAAAATGAAGGGGAAAGCTTGAAAAGCAGATTACAGAGAGAGGTACTAAACCAACCAGATCAAAATATGAACTGTGAGGTGATGATAGGTTCTATCTCTGTCACACTTGGAAATTCTAGTGATCAGCTACAAGGTGAGAATCTAGTTGTAGCCCGAGATAGTTGCACCTCACAGCATCCAATGCCAAAGAAAACCTATATTCAGGAGAAGCCCATTAAACCAGATTCTGTTTCTATGAAGCCAGATCCAGCTCAGAGTGGCACAAATAGGTCAACAGTTAAACTTTGGAGGCCTGTGAACCGACAGGAAACTGGAGGTTCAATGCCAGTTCAAAGTGGCAATAGAGAATCTGAAGCTGGTGTGGCTACTGAGAAGGGAAATGACCTAACCCTGTCCGATGAAAGCTGCATCAGATCATGTGCTATGGACATTAATAGTAGCACAGGTGTGAACAATTTCGCTTCACAGATGAAGGAAAGACCATCTGTAGGAGGTTTTCAGTTCTCCAGCTGTGCTGCAGAAGCTTTTCTCGCACAGAGTAAGTTCAATGTGAATCCATGTTTTAAATGTTTCTGATCTATGCACTAACCCACACATATGCTTGCTCAAAACTTAATTGTCTTAATAATCGAAGCTTGTCATgccttacatggaaagaaaatagaacagGGGTTGAGTTAGGGTTGAGGTTTGTTGTTATGTTAGTGATTGGATATGCTACATTGCTTCAGATGTTTGAAATAAGGGGCGTAGTCATGTCTGATGTGTTACGTATCTCTTGTAGGATGGAAGGAGGCTATTGCTTCAGACCATGTGAAACTGGTCATATTTCCAGAATCCGAGCCTCCAGGATGCACAGAACCAGCATCAGACAATCTTGTCAAGACACAGAACAACCTTGCTAATGCCGGGGCTCTCGAGTCTTCAACCTCGGCAACTGTCAAAGTCAAGTTCAGACCAATGTCCGAAAAGGGAATTAAGCTAAAGTACATTCCAAAAAAGAGAACCAATACCTGACCAAAAGGAGGAAAGGAATTCCATTTTTGTTATACCAATGTGCAGTTTTAACCCACCATCGCCATTCTTAGCAGAGGTTCCAGTTTTACCAAAGGTCTTCTGTCAGAAAATTAAAAGGTTTTTTTCTGGTAAAATCTTTACATTTAcatttttgcccttttttttcaatttcttttcccCCACCCTGGGTTGTTATAGGAGTTTGATTAGTAAGGGTTTTTGCTTTCATTGTCTAAATTTTCTTGTAATAAAATTGGATATCTTAGTTTTATTGCAGAGAGCTCTACTTgtgcttctttttcttccccTATATATATCCATTCTCTTCATATATGTTCCCAATTTTGACTTCACTTATTTTGTAATAAGGTCACATGCATCTGAATGGAACCTTGTAAAGCCCCAAAAATTTGCTGTCAGCATTGCACTTAAGGGGACATTCCTAAAGCATCCATTCCAAGCTTTTCACATTAGCAAATTATCAGACTAATTATTCACTCTCCCCCTTTTTTATTCACAAGCATCATTggagaataaaattttactccCTCTATTTTATTCAATATCTAACCATTGGCAGACCAAGACTGGCGGATCAAAGCTTCAAGCTTCTATCTTTGGGGAGGCACTCTAGGCAGGGCTTAATAATAGTAATACCAATTATACCATGAGGCTCAGTGTTTGGTTCATGGTAGTGGCGGTGGGGGCATGGATAGAATGGTGGGGTCATCCTACCCCCTAGGTTCGCATCGTTTTATATGGTGGGAGACCATCATCCAAGTTTGTGTGGTCTATAGTTTTTTACTCTGTGTCTTGGGATGGCCAGGTGATGTGGCGAGCGACCAGGACCACTACTAGTCTATCACCTCCACCTATGTCCGAGAAAACGGCACGTTTCCAACCCCATCACCATTTTGCCTTTCCTTAACTGCCACGTGTACACCCTCCTCACCTTAACGGCATAACCCGCTTCTTCATCCATCCCTCACCATTCACGTTTTAACATTTTCTCCCTCCGACTCCCCTTCACACATATTTTCTCGAGAAAGTGAGCTACACAATTCCGAAGGCTCAGAAAACCCAAAATCCTCTTCTTCAGTAAAATGTCAGGTGGTGTAGGGCCAACATATAACGACATCCAACTTCCGAAGGATGATCATGAACATGATGACCAGGACCACCACCCACAACTCATCTCCGCCGCCGCTGCGAAGAACTCCCACCACCCCACCATCGCCCCCACCCGCAAAGGCTTTCTGACGTTCCGGCAACTCAACGCCCTGGCCGTCATTATCGTCTTCTCCGCCAGCGGAATGGTGAGCATCGAAGACTTTGTATTCGTCGTCTTCTCCTACATCTACATTCATTTCATCTCCAAGGTGGCCTTCCCGCCACCACCCAATGCTTCGACCCAAGAACGAGTCTTCGACCCAAACAACAAGTTCCTCTCCCTCTACGTGTTCATCGCCGCCATCATCGGCCTCATCCTCCCCATTGCCTACATCTTCCACGGCATCCTGGAAGAAGACAAACAGGGCATCAAAGCAGCTTCTCCACACGTCTTCCTCCTATCCAGCCAAGTTTTCATGGAGGGAGTGGCATTTTCCGACAAATTTTCAATACCCATTAGCGTATTCGTGCCGGTGTTTTACAATTCAAGAAGAATTTTCACAATCGTGGAGTGGTTGAGGAATGAGATTGGGAAGGTGGATGAAGAGTACGGTGGGTCTGCCGGAAGGGTGTATATAGGGAGAGCACTTGCCATAGCAAACATGGTGTTGTGGTGCTTCAACCTGTTTGGGTTCTTGTTGCCTGTTTATCTTCCCAGGGCTTTCAAGAAGTACTATGCTTCCTTCAACAAAATCAAAGACTGaagatttttaggttttttatttttattttccctctTTATGTAATTTGGGTCTCTAAAACTGTAATTTGCTGGGAAGTGGTCTGGTGTTATTAGTGAGATTACATGGAAAATGGAAATTCAACCTCTTATAATAGCAATATCAGATAGTGggtactttttctttctttttcttctacttctttatcattcaaaacattttttatcaTATGAAACTCAAATCAATCCTTCAATCCTCAAGGTCTTCCTGCAAATCAATCCAACCTCTCACAAAAAGATCTGGAAGTTCAAGGATCTCTTGTTCAAGATTAAGGCCATTTGGGACCCAACTATTTGTTCTGCCTGAAACcaaaatcattattttcaaataacaatattaatattataaaaaaaattttaaaaaaatgaaatacttTAAACAGTAAAATCAGTCATGCAAGAATAAAAGCTTTTATGgagtttaaaaaagaatttttagcTTCTTAAAAATCCATCCAAACAGGGTACAAGTTATCTAATTGGTAGTCAGTACAAATTACTGAGGGAAATGAAAGAACAGGATGATgctaatttgaatttatttcagAATGCATTTCAAGCTGGGAGGATTTCTCGAGGTCATCTCTTTCATACATTCACTAAGATTTAGATTCAGTGCCCAAAAAACATAACTCAGTTTTCTATGAAGATTGAGAATTGTATAAAATATGGAACATATGTTAGCCATCACATTACATGAAGCTCAGTCTTGGTTCTCCATCAAGTATTCCACATCTGAGCTTATTTGGGACAACAaaatgctaactgtacaaggtgAAACTGCATTTCTCTCCTCAGATCAACTTCAACAGAAGCGCAGAAGAAGCCGAAATTAAAGAGAAAAGTAGCCATTTCTCTTCCATCTTCTACCTTCCTCTTCC contains these protein-coding regions:
- the LOC100262848 gene encoding uncharacterized protein LOC100262848 isoform X1 gives rise to the protein MPVARLKDSSTSDAMKSEDGNDSLDSFIRQAIGKEPFLSFSRAGESPVQWIQLLHALDQQDLPGWPLLSPLKVQMQKCEKCSKEFCSPINYRRHIRVHRRTLNIDKDSTKNRNLLGAFWDKLSVDEAKEVVSFKNVSLEEVSGSSIVRALTSFVRKPGFSSLPQVYMKAGSALLDIVQSRPSRFPISSQDLFSILDDASEKTFLCAGTAESMQKYVFDGEAGKIGLEMKNLVACTCFLVEQKLVKAWLADKDAEALRCHKLLVEEEEAAQKRQAELLERRRQKKLRQKEQKAKEQTNGEKTDSKEDITNMSEVVPTAEISSHVATTVCETATQSDAISPSVEPIELSNTEKDSANTTAQSGIGAGYSEAGTSQNVERRVAYGVGCRHLIKMRRQVPKSQRGAPNGFHADQNPQISKFGAIQKHATHRDPRAVPVVNNNKVWTRKPKSENEGESLKSRLQREVLNQPDQNMNCEVMIGSISVTLGNSSDQLQGENLVVARDSCTSQHPMPKKTYIQEKPIKPDSVSMKPDPAQSGTNRSTVKLWRPVNRQETGGSMPVQSGNRESEAGVATEKGNDLTLSDESCIRSCAMDINSSTGVNNFASQMKERPSVGGFQFSSCAAEAFLAQRWKEAIASDHVKLVIFPESEPPGCTEPASDNLVKTQNNLANAGALESSTSATVKVKFRPMSEKGIKLKYIPKKRTNT
- the LOC100262848 gene encoding uncharacterized protein LOC100262848 isoform X2, with protein sequence MKSEDGNDSLDSFIRQAIGKEPFLSFSRAGESPVQWIQLLHALDQQDLPGWPLLSPLKVQMQKCEKCSKEFCSPINYRRHIRVHRRTLNIDKDSTKNRNLLGAFWDKLSVDEAKEVVSFKNVSLEEVSGSSIVRALTSFVRKPGFSSLPQVYMKAGSALLDIVQSRPSRFPISSQDLFSILDDASEKTFLCAGTAESMQKYVFDGEAGKIGLEMKNLVACTCFLVEQKLVKAWLADKDAEALRCHKLLVEEEEAAQKRQAELLERRRQKKLRQKEQKAKEQTNGEKTDSKEDITNMSEVVPTAEISSHVATTVCETATQSDAISPSVEPIELSNTEKDSANTTAQSGIGAGYSEAGTSQNVERRVAYGVGCRHLIKMRRQVPKSQRGAPNGFHADQNPQISKFGAIQKHATHRDPRAVPVVNNNKVWTRKPKSENEGESLKSRLQREVLNQPDQNMNCEVMIGSISVTLGNSSDQLQGENLVVARDSCTSQHPMPKKTYIQEKPIKPDSVSMKPDPAQSGTNRSTVKLWRPVNRQETGGSMPVQSGNRESEAGVATEKGNDLTLSDESCIRSCAMDINSSTGVNNFASQMKERPSVGGFQFSSCAAEAFLAQRWKEAIASDHVKLVIFPESEPPGCTEPASDNLVKTQNNLANAGALESSTSATVKVKFRPMSEKGIKLKYIPKKRTNT
- the LOC100252463 gene encoding uncharacterized protein LOC100252463, with the translated sequence MSGGVGPTYNDIQLPKDDHEHDDQDHHPQLISAAAAKNSHHPTIAPTRKGFLTFRQLNALAVIIVFSASGMVSIEDFVFVVFSYIYIHFISKVAFPPPPNASTQERVFDPNNKFLSLYVFIAAIIGLILPIAYIFHGILEEDKQGIKAASPHVFLLSSQVFMEGVAFSDKFSIPISVFVPVFYNSRRIFTIVEWLRNEIGKVDEEYGGSAGRVYIGRALAIANMVLWCFNLFGFLLPVYLPRAFKKYYASFNKIKD
- the LOC100262848 gene encoding uncharacterized protein LOC100262848 isoform X3, yielding MQKCEKCSKEFCSPINYRRHIRVHRRTLNIDKDSTKNRNLLGAFWDKLSVDEAKEVVSFKNVSLEEVSGSSIVRALTSFVRKPGFSSLPQVYMKAGSALLDIVQSRPSRFPISSQDLFSILDDASEKTFLCAGTAESMQKYVFDGEAGKIGLEMKNLVACTCFLVEQKLVKAWLADKDAEALRCHKLLVEEEEAAQKRQAELLERRRQKKLRQKEQKAKEQTNGEKTDSKEDITNMSEVVPTAEISSHVATTVCETATQSDAISPSVEPIELSNTEKDSANTTAQSGIGAGYSEAGTSQNVERRVAYGVGCRHLIKMRRQVPKSQRGAPNGFHADQNPQISKFGAIQKHATHRDPRAVPVVNNNKVWTRKPKSENEGESLKSRLQREVLNQPDQNMNCEVMIGSISVTLGNSSDQLQGENLVVARDSCTSQHPMPKKTYIQEKPIKPDSVSMKPDPAQSGTNRSTVKLWRPVNRQETGGSMPVQSGNRESEAGVATEKGNDLTLSDESCIRSCAMDINSSTGVNNFASQMKERPSVGGFQFSSCAAEAFLAQRWKEAIASDHVKLVIFPESEPPGCTEPASDNLVKTQNNLANAGALESSTSATVKVKFRPMSEKGIKLKYIPKKRTNT